A region from the Methanofollis liminatans DSM 4140 genome encodes:
- a CDS encoding hemolysin family protein encodes MTPDEIFLIGLFVVCLILSGFFSSSEVALISITKAKVRTLVNEGRKGAEALAKLKEYPEHILITILIGNNVVNVAAASIATAIAIERFGDAGVGIATGLVVILMLVFGEIGPKTYASRYTDRLALFTAPVILILARALMPILWVYDRLGERFSLRTGVAEPSITEEEIKEWIDVGEEEGTIEEEERQMLYSVFKFGDTTAREIMTPRVDVVLIEDTSSLENSITLFNETGLSRIPVYHDQIDNIVGVLNIKDVFAAEFSKRDATIREMMHDAYFIPESKMIDELLKEMQVRKVHMVIVLDEYGGFAGVVTVEDILEELVGEILDEFDEEEPTIQKLGEGVYMVDAQVWVEHLNEELGTALPIGESYETVGGLLFTMLGHIPLRGEVVKLDGGITLAVVQMRGRRIIKVKLILPQAQD; translated from the coding sequence ATGACACCAGACGAGATCTTTCTTATTGGCCTGTTCGTCGTCTGTCTGATCCTCTCAGGTTTTTTCTCCAGTTCTGAAGTGGCCCTCATATCGATCACCAAGGCCAAGGTCAGGACTCTTGTCAACGAGGGAAGAAAAGGAGCCGAAGCGCTGGCGAAACTGAAAGAATATCCAGAACATATCCTGATCACCATTCTCATCGGCAACAACGTCGTCAATGTCGCGGCGGCGTCGATCGCCACCGCAATCGCCATCGAACGGTTCGGCGACGCGGGGGTCGGGATCGCCACCGGCCTGGTCGTGATCCTGATGCTGGTCTTCGGCGAGATCGGGCCCAAGACCTATGCCTCGCGCTACACCGACCGCCTCGCCCTCTTCACCGCCCCGGTGATTCTCATACTGGCACGGGCGCTCATGCCGATCCTCTGGGTCTACGACCGCCTCGGCGAGCGCTTCTCCCTCAGGACCGGCGTTGCCGAGCCCTCTATCACCGAGGAGGAGATCAAGGAGTGGATCGATGTCGGCGAAGAAGAGGGAACGATCGAGGAAGAAGAGCGGCAGATGCTCTATTCGGTCTTCAAGTTCGGCGACACCACTGCACGGGAGATCATGACACCCCGCGTGGATGTGGTGCTGATCGAGGACACCAGTTCACTGGAAAATTCAATCACCCTCTTCAACGAGACCGGCCTCTCCCGCATCCCGGTCTATCACGACCAGATCGACAACATCGTCGGCGTCCTCAACATAAAAGATGTCTTCGCTGCGGAGTTCTCGAAGAGGGATGCCACGATCAGGGAGATGATGCATGACGCCTATTTCATCCCCGAGTCCAAGATGATCGACGAACTCCTCAAGGAGATGCAGGTGCGCAAGGTGCATATGGTCATCGTCCTCGACGAGTACGGCGGGTTTGCCGGTGTGGTCACCGTCGAGGATATCCTGGAGGAACTGGTCGGCGAGATCCTGGACGAGTTCGACGAGGAGGAGCCCACCATCCAGAAACTTGGCGAGGGAGTGTACATGGTCGATGCACAGGTCTGGGTCGAGCACCTCAATGAAGAACTCGGGACCGCGCTCCCTATCGGTGAGTCCTACGAGACTGTCGGGGGCCTGCTCTTCACCATGCTCGGTCACATCCCGCTCAGGGGGGAGGTCGTCAAACTCGATGGCGGCATTACCCTTGCCGTCGTGCAGATGCGAGGCAGGAGGATCATCAAGGTGAAACTGATCCTGCCGCAGGCCCAGGACTGA
- a CDS encoding YhbY family RNA-binding protein — translation MKPTIWIGKRGYSETLIDEIRAQLKVRKYVKIKWLRTAEIDPEEIARRAGADLVGVRGRTMVLAERSSGGRKA, via the coding sequence ATCAAACCGACTATCTGGATCGGGAAACGGGGCTATTCAGAGACGCTGATCGATGAAATCAGGGCCCAGTTGAAGGTGCGCAAATACGTGAAGATCAAATGGCTTCGCACCGCCGAGATCGATCCCGAAGAGATCGCACGCCGTGCCGGCGCCGACCTTGTGGGCGTGCGCGGACGGACGATGGTGCTTGCCGAACGAAGCAGCGGCGGCCGGAAGGCCTGA
- the purN gene encoding phosphoribosylglycinamide formyltransferase, which yields MKRIAVLASGRGSNFQAIIDAISAGTLRAECVRLITDNPGAYAITRAKGAGVPVTALDYRSYATKGAYEADLLAAMKDCRADLFVLAGYMRIIGQAITDTFAGKMINIHPALLPAFAGLHAQRQAIEYGVKVAGCTVHLVDGGMDSGPIILQVCVPVLEDDDEDSLAERILAEEHQALPAAAALFCEGRLSVEGRRVRILPPRD from the coding sequence ATGAAGCGCATCGCAGTGCTGGCATCGGGCAGGGGATCGAACTTTCAGGCAATTATCGATGCCATTTCGGCCGGTACGCTCAGGGCCGAGTGCGTCCGCCTGATCACCGACAACCCCGGGGCCTATGCAATCACGCGGGCAAAAGGTGCGGGGGTGCCGGTGACGGCCCTGGACTACCGATCGTACGCCACCAAGGGGGCATACGAGGCCGACCTGCTTGCGGCGATGAAGGACTGCCGCGCCGACCTGTTTGTGCTCGCAGGCTACATGCGGATCATCGGACAGGCAATCACCGACACCTTTGCCGGAAAGATGATCAACATCCACCCGGCCCTTCTCCCGGCCTTTGCCGGCCTTCATGCCCAGCGACAGGCGATCGAGTACGGCGTGAAGGTGGCCGGGTGCACCGTCCACCTCGTTGACGGCGGCATGGACAGCGGCCCGATCATCCTTCAGGTCTGCGTCCCGGTGCTCGAGGACGACGACGAGGATAGCCTTGCAGAACGTATCCTTGCCGAAGAACACCAGGCCCTGCCGGCGGCCGCCGCCCTCTTCTGCGAAGGGCGGCTTTCTGTCGAAGGGCGGCGCGTACGGATCCTTCCGCCAAGGGACTGA
- the ftsY gene encoding signal recognition particle-docking protein FtsY: MFEGLKSKLQNIQKKFGRSIEEAAGPDVVVEAPSPVPQPEAGRPAVVPDTLSSATVPKPEKKAEGFVAKVRSLIIERELIISEKDIVEPLEELEMALLENDVALDVSDAIIGYMKEDLVGSHRKIGTSVDTVVTAALRGALLRVLGEGFDPIDYVRSHERPVKILITGVNGTGKTTSIAKMAHYFKKNGFSVVLGAGDTFRAGAIDQIAEHATRLGVKVIQHQEGSDPAAVLYDTVEYAKAHEIDVVLADTAGRFHNRKNLMSQLDKIRRVMKPDLVVYVDEAVAGNDAVVRAKDFNDLVGTDAVMLTKADMDPRGGAAISIAQTIGKPILFLGTGQGYDDIVPFCPERVVDELVGAEG; encoded by the coding sequence ATGTTCGAGGGCCTCAAGAGCAAACTGCAGAATATTCAGAAGAAGTTCGGGCGCTCGATCGAGGAGGCGGCAGGCCCTGATGTGGTGGTCGAGGCGCCTTCACCGGTGCCGCAGCCTGAGGCCGGCAGGCCCGCCGTCGTACCGGACACCCTCTCCTCCGCAACCGTTCCGAAGCCTGAGAAGAAGGCCGAAGGATTCGTCGCGAAGGTGAGAAGCCTTATCATCGAGCGCGAGCTGATCATCTCAGAAAAAGACATCGTAGAACCTCTTGAGGAACTCGAGATGGCGCTTCTGGAAAACGATGTCGCCCTTGACGTCTCGGACGCCATCATCGGCTACATGAAAGAGGATCTCGTCGGGAGTCACCGGAAGATCGGCACCTCGGTCGATACCGTCGTCACCGCCGCCCTCAGGGGCGCGCTGCTCCGGGTTCTCGGCGAAGGCTTCGACCCGATCGACTACGTCCGCTCCCACGAGCGCCCGGTGAAGATCCTGATCACCGGGGTGAACGGCACCGGAAAGACGACGTCCATCGCCAAAATGGCGCATTATTTTAAGAAAAATGGTTTTTCCGTGGTGCTCGGCGCAGGGGACACCTTCAGGGCCGGTGCGATCGATCAGATCGCAGAACATGCCACAAGGCTGGGCGTGAAGGTGATCCAGCACCAGGAGGGGTCCGATCCCGCGGCGGTCCTCTACGACACGGTGGAGTATGCAAAAGCCCACGAAATCGACGTGGTGCTCGCAGACACCGCCGGGCGGTTCCACAACAGGAAAAATCTGATGAGCCAGCTCGACAAGATCAGGCGGGTAATGAAGCCAGACCTCGTCGTCTATGTCGATGAGGCGGTGGCCGGCAACGACGCCGTCGTGCGTGCGAAAGATTTCAACGACCTCGTCGGGACCGACGCCGTCATGCTGACGAAAGCGGACATGGACCCGAGGGGCGGAGCCGCCATATCCATCGCCCAGACGATCGGCAAACCGATCCTCTTCCTGGGCACCGGGCAGGGCTATGACGACATCGTGCCGTTTTGCCCTGAAAGAGTCGTCGATGAACTCGTCGGCGCGGAGGGATAA
- a CDS encoding 50S ribosomal protein L21e yields MAHHNGPRKKTRYKFKKDLRRRGILPVTAAIRNFEMGQKVHIVCEPSIQKGMPHRRFHGKTGTVVGQRGRAWLVEIPDGNATKLVISRTQHLKPQKV; encoded by the coding sequence ATGGCTCATCATAACGGTCCACGGAAGAAAACACGCTATAAGTTCAAGAAAGATCTCAGACGCCGCGGCATCCTGCCGGTTACCGCCGCGATCAGGAACTTTGAGATGGGACAGAAGGTTCACATTGTCTGCGAGCCGAGCATCCAGAAGGGTATGCCGCACAGGCGGTTCCACGGGAAGACCGGCACCGTTGTCGGGCAGCGCGGCCGCGCCTGGCTTGTCGAGATCCCGGACGGAAATGCCACAAAACTCGTCATATCCAGAACGCAACATCTAAAACCTCAGAAAGTATAA
- a CDS encoding tRNA pseudouridine(54/55) synthase Pus10 produces the protein MDLIETIGAILDYGPICDHCLGRFFGKRSFGLTNAERGRALRIAHALANNEPYTGEPDECWVCNRLFDGIDLWARRVVEALEGTEHATFLVGTRVPPLIAESEEMVWSDLSLTDPEPIKSEMNRETGKAVSALTGKVVDFKRPDVVAVINLAEDRVEIEINPVYFKGRYMKYERGIPQTHWDCRVCHGKGCERCNYTGKMYADSVEELIGGPAIEIFDAKNAVLHGSGREDIDARMLGTGRPFVMEMMHPLRRDIDLARLEEAINASADGRVGVKITGWSSHAEVETLKSNKAHKKYRILVEVDGTISLDELKSALASLNGVVIHQRTPQRVAHRRADRIRERRVIDIQSPGMQDGKFVIDVVGEAGLYIKELVSGDNGRTKPSLAEILGKDAHVTSLDVVLVEEPGSGE, from the coding sequence ATGGATCTGATTGAAACGATCGGGGCGATTCTGGACTATGGCCCGATATGCGACCATTGCCTCGGACGCTTCTTTGGAAAGCGCTCGTTCGGACTGACCAATGCCGAGCGGGGCCGTGCCCTCAGGATAGCCCATGCCCTTGCGAACAATGAACCCTATACCGGCGAGCCCGATGAATGCTGGGTCTGCAACCGTCTCTTCGACGGGATCGATCTCTGGGCCAGGCGGGTCGTGGAGGCGCTGGAAGGGACAGAACACGCCACCTTTCTGGTGGGGACACGGGTGCCGCCTCTCATCGCCGAGAGCGAGGAGATGGTGTGGAGCGATCTCTCCCTGACCGATCCCGAACCGATCAAATCCGAGATGAACCGCGAGACCGGCAAGGCGGTCTCGGCCCTGACCGGGAAGGTGGTGGACTTCAAGCGCCCCGACGTCGTCGCTGTAATCAACCTTGCCGAAGACCGGGTGGAGATCGAGATCAATCCGGTGTATTTCAAGGGGCGCTATATGAAGTACGAGCGGGGCATTCCCCAGACGCACTGGGACTGCCGGGTCTGCCATGGAAAGGGGTGCGAACGCTGCAATTACACCGGCAAGATGTACGCCGACTCGGTCGAGGAGCTGATCGGGGGGCCGGCGATCGAGATCTTCGATGCAAAAAACGCCGTTCTCCATGGTTCTGGCCGGGAGGACATCGATGCACGGATGCTCGGAACCGGCCGCCCCTTTGTCATGGAGATGATGCATCCCCTGCGGCGGGATATCGACCTTGCCAGACTGGAAGAGGCGATCAACGCCAGTGCCGATGGCAGGGTAGGGGTGAAAATCACCGGGTGGAGTTCGCACGCCGAGGTGGAAACCCTTAAATCGAACAAAGCGCATAAAAAATACAGGATTCTCGTTGAGGTCGACGGTACGATCTCTCTGGACGAACTCAAATCCGCTCTCGCCTCGCTGAACGGCGTGGTGATCCATCAGCGCACACCGCAGAGGGTCGCACACCGCAGAGCCGACCGGATCAGAGAACGCAGGGTGATCGATATACAGTCACCCGGGATGCAGGACGGGAAGTTCGTCATTGATGTCGTCGGCGAAGCCGGCCTCTATATCAAGGAACTGGTCTCGGGCGACAACGGGCGAACAAAACCGAGTCTTGCAGAAATCCTGGGTAAAGACGCTCATGTCACCAGCCTCGATGTAGTGCTGGTGGAGGAACCAGGGAGTGGTGAATGA
- the rpl18a gene encoding 50S ribosomal protein L18Ae codes for MENQQYEVTGACQIGGVWQPFTKVVEAQNERIAREHVYTDIGSKHRLKRNYITIKGVTVVGE; via the coding sequence ATGGAGAATCAGCAGTATGAAGTAACGGGCGCCTGCCAGATCGGCGGCGTGTGGCAGCCCTTCACGAAGGTCGTCGAGGCCCAGAATGAGAGGATTGCAAGAGAGCACGTCTACACCGACATCGGCAGCAAACACCGCCTTAAGAGAAATTATATCACAATCAAGGGCGTTACCGTAGTAGGTGAGTAA
- a CDS encoding DNA-binding protein, whose protein sequence is MGDDELSDIRRKRMEQLQRQAAEQQAMQDDMEQQRKRAESELQLALMQILEPEARERLNTIKLTKPEFARAIEQQLVQLAHSGRIRQKITDEQLKALLLQIAPQKKEFRITRK, encoded by the coding sequence ATGGGTGACGACGAACTTTCTGATATCAGACGGAAGAGAATGGAGCAGCTCCAGCGGCAGGCGGCCGAACAACAGGCGATGCAGGACGATATGGAGCAGCAGAGAAAACGTGCTGAGTCAGAGTTGCAGCTTGCGCTCATGCAGATCCTGGAACCCGAGGCGCGGGAGCGACTGAATACGATCAAACTCACAAAGCCGGAATTTGCCCGGGCAATCGAGCAGCAGCTTGTGCAGCTCGCCCACAGCGGCAGGATCCGGCAGAAGATCACAGACGAGCAGTTGAAGGCTCTACTCCTGCAGATCGCCCCGCAGAAAAAAGAGTTTCGCATAACACGGAAATAG
- the pfdA gene encoding prefoldin subunit alpha encodes MSEADPRELQSLQYYLNEYGQQAEIFARQLEMLEQQRVESIAAIETLQALGSAQDGTVLLPLGGGVSVRATIPDPEHVLVAIGADVTVGRDNAGAVSYLEDRARELEASEKKISEMIENIRAQMNDIAARLDAAYRGQQQVPGR; translated from the coding sequence ATGAGTGAGGCCGACCCGAGGGAGCTGCAGTCGCTCCAGTATTATTTGAACGAATACGGACAGCAGGCAGAGATCTTCGCCCGGCAGCTGGAGATGCTGGAGCAGCAGAGGGTCGAGTCGATAGCAGCGATCGAAACGCTCCAGGCTCTCGGTTCTGCACAGGACGGGACGGTCCTCCTCCCCCTCGGCGGCGGGGTCAGCGTCCGGGCCACGATCCCGGATCCCGAACACGTTCTTGTCGCCATCGGGGCAGATGTCACCGTCGGGCGGGACAATGCCGGCGCCGTCTCGTACCTCGAAGACCGGGCACGGGAACTTGAGGCCTCGGAAAAGAAAATCTCTGAGATGATCGAGAACATCCGGGCCCAGATGAACGATATCGCCGCCCGGCTCGATGCGGCCTACCGCGGGCAGCAGCAGGTTCCGGGCAGGTAA
- a CDS encoding 30S ribosomal protein S19e, with product MTTVYDIPAEMLIPQVARELKELPAIRPPEWAAFAKTGIHKEMPPEDPDWWYVRAASILRRIYIDGPVGVERLRTAYGGNRDRGSNPNQFRKGSGSILRKALQQLEAEGFVEKVKGGRQVSAKGQSFIDGVAHSLREAATKATPALAQY from the coding sequence ATGACAACTGTATATGACATCCCGGCAGAGATGCTGATCCCGCAGGTAGCCCGCGAATTAAAGGAGCTCCCTGCCATCCGGCCTCCAGAATGGGCGGCTTTTGCCAAGACCGGGATCCACAAGGAGATGCCCCCTGAAGATCCCGACTGGTGGTATGTCAGGGCCGCGTCCATCCTCCGCCGCATCTATATCGACGGCCCGGTTGGCGTGGAGAGACTGAGGACTGCATACGGCGGAAACCGCGACCGCGGCTCGAACCCGAATCAGTTCAGGAAGGGGAGCGGCTCAATCCTGAGAAAGGCGCTCCAGCAGCTCGAAGCCGAAGGCTTTGTCGAAAAGGTCAAGGGCGGCAGACAGGTCTCTGCAAAGGGGCAGTCTTTCATCGACGGCGTGGCGCACAGCCTCAGAGAGGCAGCGACAAAGGCCACCCCTGCGCTCGCGCAGTACTGA
- a CDS encoding translation initiation factor IF-6, translating to MKRTIDFAADPHIGVFARAFEEFAVVPPTASEEFTTAIAEALDVEVVKTTIQGSSIIGSLLAGNSNGMVVSGLVTEDERAVLAEYGEVMTLGTSMNAAGNVILANNTFAGVHPEMPIDVAEEIGTFLGVPVRRLTFGGIKTVGMAAVATDRGVFIHARSSDTEIERLAGCTDDLQIGAGTVNMGSGLVGTGVLANSKGYIAGIRTTGFELGRIEEVFGFLE from the coding sequence ATGAAAAGAACGATCGACTTTGCCGCAGACCCGCACATCGGCGTTTTTGCCCGCGCCTTTGAAGAGTTTGCCGTCGTCCCCCCTACCGCGTCCGAAGAATTCACTACAGCCATCGCCGAAGCACTGGATGTCGAGGTGGTGAAGACGACGATCCAGGGTTCATCGATCATCGGCTCGCTCCTTGCCGGCAACTCGAACGGTATGGTGGTGAGCGGCCTTGTTACGGAGGATGAACGCGCCGTGCTCGCGGAGTACGGCGAGGTAATGACCCTCGGGACCTCGATGAATGCAGCCGGGAACGTGATCCTCGCAAACAATACCTTTGCAGGGGTGCACCCTGAGATGCCGATCGATGTGGCAGAGGAGATCGGGACATTTCTCGGGGTGCCGGTCAGGCGCCTCACCTTCGGCGGGATCAAGACCGTCGGCATGGCGGCGGTGGCGACGGACCGCGGCGTGTTCATTCACGCGCGGAGCAGCGACACTGAAATCGAGCGCCTTGCCGGGTGCACGGACGACCTCCAGATCGGGGCCGGGACCGTGAACATGGGCAGCGGGCTCGTCGGTACCGGCGTGCTCGCAAACAGCAAAGGATATATCGCCGGGATCAGGACCACCGGTTTTGAACTCGGGCGGATTGAAGAAGTATTCGGTTTTCTGGAGTGA
- a CDS encoding 50S ribosomal protein L39e, whose protein sequence is MSKLTKGRKIRLAKACMQNRRVPGWVMIRTKRQVVSHPKRRMWRRSTLKV, encoded by the coding sequence ATGAGCAAGCTGACAAAGGGCCGGAAGATCCGGCTGGCAAAGGCATGCATGCAGAACCGCCGCGTGCCTGGATGGGTAATGATTCGGACGAAGCGCCAGGTGGTATCCCACCCGAAGAGGCGCATGTGGAGAAGAAGCACGCTGAAGGTGTAG
- the trmY gene encoding tRNA (pseudouridine(54)-N(1))-methyltransferase TrmY, with protein MKRFVVVGHLGSTDPDFSLNNLPGAGRMDELCRCVAASLCLSHGIRRDAECLLVLLGGPKAPKTIRFSGESVRSLGPDERNVAGLIKKALALPCGTVFRESSPGVSVRKGGLAEVLAECGCAVLDEGGEDIRGVETVPETFVLSDHQNFSEEERGLMQDLPACSLGPCILHADMAIVVLHNELDRRESGWI; from the coding sequence ATGAAACGTTTTGTCGTGGTCGGCCACCTGGGGAGCACCGATCCTGATTTTTCCCTGAACAATCTCCCGGGCGCCGGCAGGATGGACGAGCTCTGCCGGTGCGTCGCCGCATCTCTCTGTCTCTCGCACGGGATTCGCCGGGACGCCGAGTGTCTGCTCGTCCTCCTCGGCGGACCGAAGGCCCCGAAGACCATACGTTTTTCAGGCGAGAGCGTGCGCAGCCTCGGCCCGGACGAGAGAAATGTTGCCGGGCTGATCAAAAAGGCGCTCGCCCTCCCCTGCGGCACCGTCTTCAGGGAATCGAGCCCGGGCGTCTCGGTGCGGAAGGGGGGACTTGCAGAGGTGCTCGCCGAATGCGGGTGTGCTGTTCTGGATGAAGGAGGGGAAGACATCAGGGGCGTTGAGACCGTCCCGGAGACCTTCGTCCTCTCAGACCACCAGAACTTTTCAGAGGAGGAGCGCGGGCTGATGCAGGACCTGCCTGCCTGCTCCCTCGGCCCCTGCATCCTGCACGCCGACATGGCAATTGTAGTCCTGCACAATGAACTTGACAGGAGAGAGAGCGGATGGATCTGA
- a CDS encoding ribonuclease P protein component 4 encodes MTKTTRRGSSRTPDTNRIAKERIECLFALAEEVSGTDPARSKRYVALARRIGMRQRVRIPADLRFRFCRRCSAYLVPGASARVRVQHGKVIVTCLVCGHQKRYPVVKKHRKE; translated from the coding sequence ATGACAAAGACGACGCGACGGGGGAGTTCACGCACGCCCGACACGAACAGGATCGCAAAAGAACGGATCGAGTGCCTTTTCGCCCTCGCAGAGGAGGTTTCCGGGACGGATCCGGCCCGTTCAAAGCGATATGTGGCGCTTGCCCGCCGTATCGGAATGCGCCAGCGCGTCCGCATCCCCGCGGATCTGCGGTTCCGGTTTTGCCGGCGCTGCTCGGCATATCTCGTGCCGGGCGCCAGCGCCAGGGTGAGGGTGCAGCACGGGAAGGTGATCGTCACCTGCCTGGTCTGCGGTCATCAAAAACGATATCCGGTGGTGAAAAAACATCGAAAAGAATGA
- a CDS encoding 50S ribosomal protein L31e: MVEVLKEQIYNVPLRNTKRAPRWKRCNVAVKDIRAYLVRHMKSENIKLDSSINEKVWERGSQKPPAQIRIRAMKFEDGQVQAELAEE; this comes from the coding sequence ATGGTAGAGGTACTCAAAGAGCAGATCTATAACGTCCCCCTCCGCAACACAAAGCGCGCTCCCCGGTGGAAGCGCTGCAACGTTGCGGTCAAGGACATCAGAGCATATCTGGTCCGTCACATGAAGAGCGAGAACATCAAACTCGACAGCAGCATCAACGAGAAGGTCTGGGAGCGCGGCAGTCAGAAGCCCCCGGCGCAGATCAGGATCCGCGCCATGAAGTTCGAGGACGGGCAGGTCCAGGCCGAACTCGCAGAGGAATGA
- a CDS encoding alpha hydrolase — protein sequence MKAGLLFSGGKDSALAAVMLARDYEVELNTFVFDPAREVPSVRAAAEVLGLPWQKRSFGPDLLEEAVQMVIASGYPNDAITMVHRQAVRLLAQEYRVVGDGTRFNDRVPMLTRSDVLSLADRYGCSYVRPLLGYGKTEVERLAKRHLLVAYGETGTIENGDYEYEIRAAVERAGKKCADLFPMHHEQSLVTGATGT from the coding sequence ATGAAGGCCGGTCTTCTGTTCAGCGGAGGAAAGGACAGCGCACTTGCAGCGGTGATGCTCGCCCGCGACTATGAGGTCGAACTCAATACCTTTGTATTCGACCCCGCGCGGGAGGTTCCTTCGGTCAGGGCGGCAGCTGAGGTGTTGGGGCTCCCCTGGCAGAAACGGTCGTTCGGCCCTGACCTCCTCGAGGAGGCGGTCCAGATGGTGATCGCCTCGGGCTACCCGAACGACGCCATCACCATGGTCCACCGTCAGGCAGTGCGCCTGCTGGCGCAGGAGTATCGCGTGGTCGGCGACGGAACACGGTTCAACGACCGCGTCCCGATGCTGACCAGGAGCGACGTGCTGAGCCTTGCCGACCGCTATGGCTGTTCATATGTCCGGCCCCTCCTGGGATACGGAAAAACCGAGGTGGAACGGCTGGCAAAGCGGCACCTCCTCGTCGCCTACGGCGAGACCGGTACCATCGAAAACGGTGATTATGAGTATGAGATCAGGGCCGCCGTCGAGCGCGCCGGGAAGAAGTGCGCAGACCTCTTTCCGATGCACCACGAGCAATCCCTGGTCACAGGTGCAACCGGCACCTGA
- a CDS encoding signal recognition particle protein Srp54, translated as MLDSLSSSLKDALKKIAGKTVVDRAAVEELVRSLQRALLQADVNVKLVMQLSQSIKRRALEEEPPKGMNLREHVLRIVYQELVALMGGAGKVDLSQQTILMAGLQGSGKTTTTAKLARYFQRKGLKVGVICADTFRPGAYKQLSTLCAKVNVPIFGDPAEKDALLIVREGIKRFAETEVVIIDTQGRHALEDDLIQEIIDINEIAKPEHRWLVIDAALGQQAAEQARRFNEAIEIDGVLITKMDGTAKGGGALSAVSETKSGIVFIGAGETIDDLERFDPDGFISRLLGMGDLKALAERAEEVMADEEMDVNAMLRGKFTLRDMYKQLETVNKMGPLKQVMSMLPLGGMQIPDDAYDVTSTKMERYKVVMDSMTSAELDDPQIISGSRVHRISRGAGVSPEDVRELLKYYRVMQRALKGMRGSKFSMQRMMKRFGKTQ; from the coding sequence ATGCTCGATTCGCTCAGTTCATCGCTCAAGGACGCGCTCAAGAAGATTGCAGGCAAGACGGTCGTCGACCGCGCGGCGGTGGAGGAACTCGTGCGGAGCCTGCAGCGCGCTCTTTTGCAGGCCGACGTGAACGTCAAACTCGTCATGCAACTCTCCCAGTCCATCAAGAGGCGGGCCCTCGAGGAGGAACCACCAAAAGGGATGAACCTGCGGGAGCACGTCCTGCGGATCGTCTACCAGGAACTTGTCGCCCTGATGGGCGGCGCGGGAAAGGTGGACCTCTCGCAGCAGACGATCCTGATGGCCGGGCTGCAGGGGAGCGGCAAGACGACGACGACGGCGAAGCTTGCCCGATACTTCCAGCGGAAGGGGCTGAAAGTCGGCGTGATCTGTGCCGACACCTTCAGGCCCGGGGCGTATAAGCAGCTTTCGACGCTCTGTGCAAAAGTCAACGTCCCCATCTTCGGCGATCCCGCAGAAAAAGATGCCCTTTTGATCGTGCGCGAAGGGATCAAACGGTTTGCCGAGACCGAGGTTGTCATCATCGACACGCAGGGGCGCCACGCCCTTGAAGACGATCTGATCCAGGAGATCATCGACATCAACGAGATTGCAAAGCCCGAGCACCGCTGGCTTGTCATCGACGCCGCTCTCGGGCAGCAGGCGGCCGAACAGGCCCGCAGGTTCAACGAAGCGATCGAGATCGACGGCGTGCTGATCACCAAGATGGACGGCACGGCAAAAGGCGGCGGCGCTCTTTCCGCAGTATCCGAGACGAAGAGCGGGATCGTGTTCATCGGTGCCGGTGAGACGATCGACGACCTCGAACGCTTCGATCCCGACGGCTTCATCTCCCGTCTCCTCGGTATGGGCGACCTCAAGGCCCTGGCCGAGCGGGCCGAAGAGGTGATGGCCGATGAAGAGATGGACGTCAACGCCATGCTGCGGGGGAAGTTCACCCTCAGGGACATGTACAAACAACTTGAAACGGTGAACAAGATGGGGCCGCTCAAGCAGGTGATGTCCATGCTCCCGCTCGGCGGCATGCAGATCCCCGACGACGCCTACGACGTCACCTCCACCAAAATGGAGCGTTACAAGGTGGTCATGGACTCGATGACAAGCGCCGAGCTCGACGACCCGCAGATCATCTCGGGATCACGGGTGCACCGCATCTCGCGGGGCGCCGGCGTCTCCCCCGAGGACGTGCGCGAGCTCCTGAAGTATTACCGGGTCATGCAGCGGGCGCTGAAGGGCATGCGGGGAAGCAAATTCTCCATGCAGCGGATGATGAAGCGGTTCGGGAAGACTCAGTAG